A region from the Acipenser ruthenus chromosome 13, fAciRut3.2 maternal haplotype, whole genome shotgun sequence genome encodes:
- the LOC117418050 gene encoding homeobox protein Nkx-2.3-like: MLPSPVTSTPFSVKDILNLEQQTQQHQALHHQHPRAHLHQDLQQQQQQHFHTPPSCMLAAGESPGFSDGEEKMAYLNSLSVSHSHGDVSLSPDLYVHTALENSNDTKLEVDPLEDRETKSCPVKKSKDCDDSRQDESERPKQRTRRKPRVLFSQAQVFELERRFKQQRYLSAPEREHLANTLKLTSTQVKIWFQNRRYKCKRQRQDKSLEMVGHHHPPPPRRVAVPVLVRDGKPCLGGSQNYNAPYGANPYSYNSYPTYSTYSNPAYNSNYSCTYSSIPPIPPSTATNAFMNMSLSNATQPQTHQGATASPCQGTLQGIRAW; the protein is encoded by the exons ATGCTTCCAAGTCCAGTTACTTCCACACCATTCTCTGTCAAAGATATTCTGAATCTGGAGCAGCAAACTCAACAGCACCAAGCCCTGCACCACCAGCACCCTCGCGCGCACTTGCACCAGGAtttacagcaacagcagcagcaacacttcCACACGCCTCCTTCTTGCATGCTCGCCGCTGGGGAGAGCCCTGGCTTCTCGGACGGGGAGGAGAAAATGGCTTATCTTAACTCGCTCTCTGTCTCGCACAGTCACGGGGATGTCAGCCTCTCTCCCGACCTCTATGTCCACACAGCGCTTGAAAATTCAAACGACACCAAACTAGAGGTGGATCCACTAGAGGACCGAGAAACCA AAAGTTGTCCTGTTAAGAAATCGAAAGATTGTGATGACAGCCGGCAGGACGAATCGGAAAGACCCAAGCAGAGAACCAGGCGGAAACCCAGAGTTCTCTTCTCACAGGCCCAGGTGTTTGAGCTGGAGAGGCGGTTCAAGCAGCAGAGATACCTGTCGGCGCCGGAGAGGGAACATCTAGCCAACACGCTGAAACTCACTTCCACTCAGGTCAAGATCTGGTTTCAGAACCGGCGGTACAAATGCAAAAGGCAGCGGCAGGACAAGTCGCTGGAGATGGTTGGCCACCACCACCCTCCGCCGCCCAGACGAGTTGCAGTGCCCGTGTTGGTTCGGGATGGCAAGCCTTGTTTAGGGGGATCTCAGAACTACAATGCTCCCTATGGGGCAAACCCTTACAGCTATAACAGTTACCCGACTTACAGTACCTACAGCAACCCCGCGTACAATTCCAATTACAGCTGCACTTACTCCAGTATACCCCCCATTCCACCCAGCACAGCTACCAACGCTTTCATGAACATGAGCCTCAGCAATGCCACTCAGCCCCAGACGCATCAAGGGGCCACAGCCTCACCGTGCCAGGGGACTCTACAAGGGATCCGAGCCTGGTAG